One segment of Sinorhizobium sp. BG8 DNA contains the following:
- a CDS encoding DeoR/GlpR family DNA-binding transcription regulator, with translation MHEKERHRIILSAVQEKSVVTVSELVELTDSSEATIRRDIAALHVQKRLRRVRGGAEALNPPQFPGLAGRPFHVNETLHARQKQAIAKEAVALCQDGEPIIINGGTTTFQMVHFLVNRRMQVFTNSFPIAEHLLKHSKNTVMLSGGVIYREQNIILSPFENDVTRNFYARRMFMGAQGLGPLGLMETDPLLIQAEQKLIDQAEELVVLVDSSKFEKRSSLILCGLKRIATVITDSDIEDRHASMLEAAGVNLIVATVQAVAKPENAPSFA, from the coding sequence ATGCACGAGAAAGAGAGACATCGGATCATTCTGTCCGCCGTTCAGGAAAAGTCCGTCGTGACTGTTTCCGAATTGGTCGAACTGACAGACAGTTCCGAGGCGACGATCCGGCGCGATATCGCCGCGTTGCACGTGCAGAAACGCCTGCGCCGTGTGCGCGGTGGCGCCGAAGCGCTCAACCCGCCGCAATTTCCGGGCCTTGCGGGCCGGCCGTTTCATGTCAACGAAACGCTCCATGCCCGCCAGAAGCAGGCGATCGCCAAGGAAGCCGTCGCCCTCTGTCAGGATGGCGAGCCGATCATTATCAACGGCGGCACGACGACGTTTCAGATGGTGCACTTCCTGGTCAATCGCAGGATGCAGGTCTTCACCAATTCCTTTCCGATTGCCGAGCATCTGCTGAAGCACTCGAAGAACACCGTCATGCTCTCCGGCGGCGTTATATATAGAGAGCAGAACATCATCCTCAGCCCGTTCGAAAATGACGTGACGCGCAATTTCTATGCGCGCCGGATGTTCATGGGCGCGCAGGGCCTCGGACCGCTGGGTCTCATGGAGACCGATCCGTTGCTGATTCAGGCGGAGCAGAAACTCATCGACCAGGCCGAAGAGCTCGTCGTGCTCGTCGATTCCTCGAAATTCGAGAAGCGCTCAAGCCTCATCCTGTGCGGCCTTAAGCGCATCGCCACCGTCATTACAGATTCGGACATCGAGGATCGTCACGCCTCGATGCTGGAGGCTGCCGGCGTAAACCTGATCGTCGCAACGGTTCAGGCGGTCGCCAAACCGGAGAATGCTCCCTCGTTTGCCTGA